A stretch of Planococcus citri chromosome 5, ihPlaCitr1.1, whole genome shotgun sequence DNA encodes these proteins:
- the LOC135847072 gene encoding dnaJ homolog subfamily C member 21-like, producing the protein MKCHYDVLEIAKDASNEDLKKAYRKLALKWHPDKNPDNIDEAKREFILVQQAYEVLIDPQERAWYDRHRDSILKGAGSGYEDESLDVFPYFSASCYRGYDDSNNSFYTIYREVFNKLAAEESEYLAEDDMDLPEFGKSDSSYDIVSKFYGYWSSFCTKKTYSWLNTYDINEAENRRILRLMEQENKKVREQAKKERNEEIRALVQFVRKRDKRVQQYAEYLKQKTAENSKKAEEHRKKMIAEHQKNIASYKESDWSKFSNLEKELKEIESTIASEFDDKSDDSDNDDLYCVACNKFFRTEKSFANHEKSKKHKENAALLKNSMIEEEDLVNGTVSDSDVEEIDVDGEENAVPDVESSEEELPQKKNKSKKKNKKKSRKVSSEDDDPVNSTEPASPVHEPESVDELSEEELPKKKNKQKKGKNKKKSRKVSSEDDDLIDSTELASPEELISEEEDEAPVKKSKKNKNKKQIQKVISEDDEPFDLAELGGSKKQRKKLEREKILSQKQNPPPPPPAEPVEEEEASENTKSNKKKERKKKKDKEPEVQPPAKEKEKPIKVEKNSKGVKNSDTKSKNKQTNGHDILELDLNHECATCKESFDSKNKLFQHLTSSGHSILLPSNKGKNPKAKKKK; encoded by the coding sequence ATGAAGTGCCACTACGACGTCTTAGAGATAGCCAAAGACGCCAGCAACGAAGACTTGAAGAAAGCTTATCGTAAACTAGCTCTGAAATGGCACCCGGATAAAAACCCTGATAACATAGACGAAGCAAAACGCGAATTTATCCTCGTGCAGCAAGCTTACGAAGTTCTGATCGATCCTCAAGAAAGAGCTTGGTACGACCGTCATCGAGATTCAATCTTGAAAGGAGCCGGTAGCGGTTACGAGGACGAGAGCTTAGATGTGTTTCCCTACTTCAGCGCTTCTTGTTATCGTGGTTACGACGATAGCAACAACAGTTTCTACACCATTTACAGAGAAGTATTCAATAAATTAGCTGCCGAAGAATCCGAGTATCTTGCCGAAGACGATATGGATCTGCCCGAGTTCGGTAAATCTGATAGTTCCTACGATATCGTATCCAAATTCTACGGTTACTGGTCCAGTTTTTGTACGAAGAAGACATACTCTTGGTTGAATACTTACGATATCAACGAAGCTGAAAACAGACGTATCCTCAGGCTCATGGAACAAGAAAATAAGAAAGTTAGAGAACAAGCTAAAAAAGAACGTAACGAAGAAATCCGTGCTCTCGtgcaattcgttcgtaaacgtGATAAACGTGTTCAGCAATACGCCGAGTATCTGAAACAGAAAACTGCCGAAAATAGTAAGAAAGCTGAAGAACATCGTAAAAAAATGATCGCCGAACACCAGAAGAATATTGCCAGTTATAAAGAATCTGATTGGAGTAAGTTCTCCAATTTGGAGAAAGAACTTAAAGAAATCGAGTCCACTATCGCTAGCGAGTTCGACGACAAGTCAGACGATTCCGATAACGACGATTTATATTGCGTAGCTTGTAATAAGTTTTTCAGAACTGAGAAATCGTTCGCCAATCACGAAAAATCTAAGAAACATAAAGAAAACGCGGCTTTACTCAAGAATTCCATGATCGAAGAAGAAGATTTAGTCAACGGTACGGTTTCTGATTCGGATGTGGAAGAAATCGACGTAGATGGCGAAGAAAACGCTGTACCCGATGTCGAATCCAGTGAAGAAGAATTAcctcaaaagaaaaataaatccaagaagaaaaacaagaagaaaTCTCGTAAAGTATCTAGCGAAGACGACGATCCAGTTAATTCAACCGAACCAGCTAGTCCTGTTCATGAACCCGAATCTGTAGACGAATTAAGCGAAGAAGAACTCcctaagaagaaaaataaacaaaagaagggtaaaaataagaaaaaatctcGTAAAGTATCCAGCGAAGATGACGATCTCATTGATTCCACCGAATTGGCTAGTCCCGAAGAACTCATCagcgaagaagaagacgaagcacctgtgaaaaaatctaaaaagaataaaaataaaaaacagatcCAGAAAGTAATCAGCGAAGACGACGAACCCTTCGATTTAGCTGAATTAGGAGGAAGtaaaaaacagcgaaaaaagctcgaaagagAAAAGATCCTTTCTCAGAAACAAaatcctcctcctcctcctcctgctGAACCagtcgaagaagaagaagcttCCGAAAATACGAAATCTAATAAGAAGAAAGaacgtaaaaagaaaaaagataaaGAACCAGAAGTTCAACCACCagcaaaagaaaaagaaaaacctatcaaagtagaaaaaaattctaaaggtGTAAAAAATTCCGATACCAAGAGTAAAAATAAACAGACCAATGGTCACGATATTCTAGAATTAGATTTAAATCACGAATGTGCTACCTGTAAAGAATCGTTcgattctaaaaataaattatttcaacatttgACTAGCTCTGGGCATTCGATACTTTTGCCCAGTAATAAAGGTAAAAATCCTAAAGCTAAGAAAAAGAAGTGA